The genomic stretch CGTGCAGGCGCCGCGCGCCCGCATGCGCGAGCAGGCCTGTTCGGCGGCGCTGCGCGTCAGGCCCGTGACGCGGGCGCGGTACAGGGTGGTGTTGCCCTGGCGGACCGGCATGACCGCGGTGCGCGCGCCCATGGTCTGCACGACGTCTCGCGCCTGGTTGGCGGAGACCCGCGCGAGGTTCTCGGAGGCGAAGGCGCCGACCTGCACCGACCAGCGATTGCCGCCCGCGGCCGCGGCGGCAGCGGGTGCCGCGGCAGGGGCGGGTGCGGGTGCGGGCGCACGGGGCAGGGTGCTCGCCTGCGCGGTGCCGACGATCCCGCCCAGGCTGCGGAAGGGCGAACCCGCCGGCGCGCGGCGCTCGGGTGCGGCCAGGGCGCCCGCGACCACGGCTGGCGTACGGCTCTGCGCGGCGTCGTCGGCGGCCTGCTGGGCGCGCTCCATCTCGGATTCGCGGGCGGCCTCGGCCAGCGCGGCGCGGGCGGAGGGCGTCAGCGTCGGGTTCTCGATGCCCTGCATGAAGGCCGGCGGCGCGGCCGGCGGCGCCACCAGCGCGGCGGTGGCCAGGCTCGCGACCTGCACGCGCGGGGCGGCGGGCGGCGGCGGCGGCGCGGCGGCCACCTGCACGGGCGGCGCGGCCTCGCGCTGCTGGCGCAGCGCCATCATGGTGCCACTGCTGGCCGGGCGCGGCCCGGGCGGGACGTACAGGCCCATCTCGGCGGCGGCATAGACCTCGGCCGGCGCGCGGCGATTCGGCGCGGCGGTCTGGATGCGCGGGCCGATGCGCTGGACGTAGTTGCGGGTTTCGTTCGGCAGGCCGCGGCCGCCCCAGAGGTAATCCTCGAGCCGGCGCGGGCCGGCATTGTAGGCCGCCAGGAAGGCGGGGTTGCCGTACAGCTCGTACATCTCGCGCAGATACGCCGTGCCGGCCTGGATGCTGTCATACGGGTGGTAGGGGTCGGAGCCGAGGTTGTAACGCGCCTGCAGTTCCCGGTAGGTGCCGGGCATCACCTGCATCAGGCCCATGGCGCCGGCGTGGGAGGTGGCGTTGGCCCGCCCGCCGCTCTCCTGGCGCATCACCTCGCGGATCCAGAGTTCCGGGATGTCGAAGCGGCGCGATGCGTCGCGGATCCAGGGCCCCCAGGGATCGCCGGGCGGTCCGGGCGGGGCCGGGCTGTCCGGCCGATTGTAGAACGGCCCATTGCCGGCGCTGCGCTGGCTGGTCTGGGCACAGCCCACGACCATCAGGCCAAGCGCACATACGGCCAAGGCCATCCTGGCACCGCGCAAGCGAGTTCCGGTCATTCCCCCTGGTCTCCAACCGGCCCGGCCCCCGGCCCGACATGGTATGGGCAGCCCGGATTCCCCTCCCGTGCCACCCTGTCGGTCCGCCACCCAGGCGTTCAACGCCCAACTCTGAAAGATTGCGTAGTCCCGCGTGAGCCGCCGGGTCAAGCATTGCGGGCAACCCACAGCATCTGGGGGTGCTTGCAACGCGTCCGGCGCCACGTGTAGCGATGATACACCATATTGTGGCCACGGCGCGGCGACCTGATCCGATGCACGCGCCCGGCGCGAATCCGAGGGAGTAGGACCTTCATGCCCCAAATCCGCCGCCTGGCGCCGCTCTGCGCCGTCCTGGCCCTGGGTGCCGGCCTCGCGGCCTGCGCGCCCGCCACCAACACCACGGTGGACCGCGGTGCGCTGGGTAGTTCCGGCTATGTCTCCTTCGGCACCATCGTGGGTATGCGACCGGTCGCGGTCAGCGGGACCCGCACCGGTATCGGCGCCGGCGCGGGGGCGGTCGGCGGCGGGCTGATCGGCAGCACCATCGGCGGCGACTGGCGCGCACGCACCGTGGGCGGCGTGGTCGGCGCGCTGGCCGGCGGCCTGGCCGGCGCGGCCATCGAGGAAGGGGCCACCCGCGGCAATGCCATGGAATTCATCATCCGCGACGACAACGGGCAGACGCGGTCGGTCATCCAGACCAACGAACTGGGCCTGACGGTCGGCGACCGCGTGGTCATCACGCAGTCGGACCGGGTGCGGCTGTCGCGGGCCGGCGGCGCGGCGCCGGTCGGCTATGGCGCGGCCTATGGCGGTGGCCCGGTCGACGCGCTCGGCGGCAAATAGCCCCCGGCCTTCCTGCGCGGGCGCGGGGCGTGTAGAAGCCCGCGCCTATGCTCCACGCCACCAGCCCTATCCATGAATTCGACGCTGCCGCCCCGCGGCGGCGCGAACGCGCGCTCGAGGACCTGCAGGGCGGCCTCGCGCGGTGGCGCCTGGCCTGGGCCCTGGCGCGCAGCGACATCACGCACCGCTACCGCGGGTCGGTGCTTGGTCCTTTCTGGCTGACGCTGTCCACCGCCGTGATGCTGGCTGCACTCGGCATCCTTTACGCCAAGCTGTTCCGCATGGACGTGGCGGCCTACCTCCCCTGGCTCGCGGTCAGCCTCATCGTGTGGAACACCATCTCGCAGATCGTCACCGACGCGACCACCAGCCTGACCGGCGCCGAGGGCGTGATCCGCCAGATGCCGCTGCCCTATTCGGTGCATGCGCTGCGCGTGGTGTTCCGCAACGCGGTGATCGCGGCGCACAACCTCCCGCTGATCGGCGTGGTCTTCGCATTCTTCGGCGTCACGCCGACCTGGTGGGCGCTGGCTGCGATCCCGGGCTTCGTGCTGATCGCGGTCGCCGCCTTCGCGGCCTCCATTTTCCTCGGCATGATCTGCGCGCGCTTCCGCGACATCCCGCCCATCGTGGGCTCGGTCATGCAGATTGCCTTCTTCATCTCGCCGGTGATCTGGAAGCCCGAGATGGTCGGTCATTGGCAGCCGTGGCTGCCGATCAACCCGGTCTTCGCCATCATGGAGACGGTGCGCGGGCCCATCATGGGGACCGGGGCGGGCTTCGTCGTCTGGGCGCTCGCGATCGCCTGGACCGCCGCGCTGATCGCCGGGGCCTGGATCTTCTTCGTCCGCTTCCGCGGGCGCATCGCCTTCTGGGTCTGACGCCATGGCCGCGATCGAGGCGGCGGGAATGGCCATCGAATTCCCGCTCTATCACCACAACGCACGGTCCCTGAAGCAGCGCATCCTGGCGTCCGCGCCGCGGCGGCTGAAGCGCGACGACGACAACCGCATCGTGGTGGCCGCGCTGCGTGACCTGACTTTCGGCATCGGCAATGGCGAGCGCGTGGCGCTGGTCGGGCCGAACGGCGCGGGCAAGACCACGCTGCTGCGCACCATCGCCGGCGTCTATGAACCGGTGGCCGGCAGCCTGCGCGTGGCCGGCGAGATCGGATCCCTGATCGACCCTGCCGCCGGCATGGACCCGCTGCTGACCGGGCGCGAGAACGTGGTGCTGCGCGCCCTGTATCGCGGCCTGACCGAGGCCACGGGCCGCGCGCTGGCCGACGAGGTGCAGGGTTTCGCGGGCCTGGGCGAATTCTTCGACGTGCCGATCCGCGGCTATTCGGCGGGGATGAACGTGCGCCTGTCCTTCGCCATGGCGACAGCGATGACGCCCGAGATCCTGCTGATGGACGAATGGTTCCTGGCCGGCGATGCCGAATTCATGGCGCGCGCGGACCAGCGCCTGTCCAAGCTGGTGACCGATGCCGAGATCTTGCTGATCGCGACGCACGACATGGGCATCGTGCGCAAGTGGTGCACGCGCGCCATCCGGCTCGAAGGCGGGCGCATCCTGGCCGATGGCCCGGTGGCCGAGGTGCTGGACGCCGCCGGGCTTTAGCGGCCCGGCGCCGCGCGGGACAGGCCGTCAGCGGGTCATGCTGGCGTGCCAGCGCAGCAGGCGCAGCCGGCCTTCCTGCATCAGCCGCAGGCGCAGCAGCCAGGCCTCCGCCTCGGCCACCAGGTCGGCGGCCTCGGGCGCCGCCGGGCGCGTGGGTTCGTCGCGCAACGCCACCATCAGCGCCTGCCAGCTCGACAGCACCGCATCGCGGTGGCGCCGCCCCAGATCCTCCACCACGTGGATATCGAAGCCTGCTCTCTGCAGGGCGGCGGGGAGGGCGACCTCGGCGGGCGGTTCGGGGCGGCCTTCGGCGGCCAGCCAGCGTGCCTCGGCCGCACCGGCCGGCATGCCGCGCGCCACCAGGTCCATCAGCACGAGCTGCCCGCCTGGCCTGAGCCCCGCCGCCGTGGCCGCCAACAGCCCGTCGGGCGAAATCCCGGCACGCAATGGTTCCAACAGCAGGGCGTGGTGGTGGAAGCGTGCGCGGAAGCCGGGCGCGGCGGGGTCCAGGGGTTCGGTCGTGACGCGCCGCCGCGCCGGGCGCGCGCCCGCCGGCGCGCCGGGTTCGAAGGCAGCGACGAAGCAGCCGCGCCCGCCTGCCACCACATCCCCCGCCGCGGCGGCGCCGTTGCCGGCGAGCAGCAGCGTGCTCTCGGGCGAAAGCGGCAGCAGGGCCGCGAGGCGCAGCACCTCCGGCGCGCCGCCGGGCAGAGCCATGCCCTCGCCCCAGAGCCGGTCTGCCCAGGCACGGCGATGGCAGGCACGCAAGGGCGGCGCCGAAGGTGCAACGGGCGGCTCCGGCTCCGTGGCGGGTAGCGTGGGGGGTGGCGCGGCACCCGGCGACGGCGGCGATGGCCGCACGCCCAGCAGGCGCGCGCCGGTGTCGATGGTGCGTCGGATCAGCCCGCCCTGCGGCGCCCAGGGCATGGCGCCCTGGTCGCGCCCGGCGCCGTGGCGGGACAGCATGTGCAACCCTCCTCCGCCGGACAGAAAAGCGGGGGAAGGGTGAAGGAACCGTGTGCCGGCGCCGCGCGCCCGCGGCGGCCCGGTTCAGCGCGGCTGGCGCGGCGCGTGGGCCATCGCCGGCGTGACGCGCCGGGCATAGACGTCGGTCGTGGTGACCGGGTTGTTCATGTAGAATTCATCGCGCGGGAAGATGTCGGTGAGCGGAGCCTCTGTCCGGGGCGTGCCGGGTGTCCAGGCGATCGGCGGCGCGGCGAACAGGGATCCCCAGTCGCTGAAGCCCGGATTTCCGCGGCGCAGGTGCTCGGCCGTGGCGGGCGCCGCCAGCGCGGCGGTCAGTCGCTCGGCATCGTAGGGGATGGGGTCGTTCGACCCGATCAAGACCGCGACAGGCATCAGCAGCAGCGTATGGGGGAAGACCGAGGCGAAGGTCTCGGCCGCGCGCTGCGACGGCGCCCATTGCACGTAGATGCCGCCGGGGGCCAGGCGCTCGCGCACCTGCTCGAGGAATTCGGCGCTGTAGAGCAGCCCGGAATGGGACGCCTCGGGCAGGATGGCGTCGGCCTCGATGATGTCGTAGCGGCGGTCTTCCTTGGCGAGCGTGCGGCGGCCGTCGCCGTATTCCAGGCGCCAGCGCGGGTCGCGGAACATCTGCGCCATCGGGCTGCCGGGGTGCCGCCGGCCCACTTCCTCGAGCGCGGTCAGCACCGGCGCGACCAGTTCGATCGCGCGCACCTGGCTTTCCGGGCGCACGCCGGCGGCCCAGGGCGTGCCGCCCGAGCCGACGCCGATCACCAGCACGTCGCGCGGGTTCGGGTGGATCAGCGGGCCGACCGCGCCGAGGAACTGGTGGATCGGTAGGAAGGGAATGCGCCCCTGGCTGAAGCCCTGGATGAAGAAGGGGCCGTCGGCGCGCTGGTCGCCTGCGCGTTCGTCGCGGAAATAGGCCACGCCCGAACGGTCCTCGGCCCAGGCGGCGACCTGGCCGGAGCGTTCGTGGTGGATCCGCGTCCAGAAGGCGGCATTGCCCGGCACCACGAAGAACAGCACGGCACAGGCGACCGCGAGGCCTGCTTCCACCGGCCGCTTCGCCATGCCCGCGCGCCACAGCCAGAAGCCGACCAGCAGCAGCGAGAGCACCGCCAGCAGCTTCAGCGTGCCCGCCGTGCCGAGCACATGGAATGTCACCAGCCCGGTCAGGATCGACCCCGCCGCATTGCCCGCGATATTGGCCAGCTGCACCCAGCCGACACGCGCGCCCACGCTGGACAGGTCCCTCTGCACCGCGCGCTGCACGAAGGGGAATGTCATGCCGATCAGGAACGACGGCGGTGCGACGACCAGCGCGGTCAGCCCGATCGCGACCAGCAACGGCTCGCCACGCATGCGGTTGTGGTCGACCGACAGCCAGTCCGCCAGCGGCCACAGCGGCAGCGCGTACCACAGCGCCAGCAGCAGCACGGTGGCCAGCACGAAGCCGGCCGATTGCGTGATGAAGAAGGCCGGGCGCGGGTCCTCGATCCGCCGCAGCATGCGCGAGGCCAGCGCCATGCCCGCCCCGTCCGCCAGCAGGAAGATGCCGAGCACGGTGGGGAACAGGTAGGCGTGGTACTGCCCGACCTGGCCCATCATGCGGACCCAGACGATCTCGAGCGCGACGATCACGTAGCCCGACAGGAAGACCAGCAGGCACCACAGCGGCAAGCTGCCGTAGCGGGCGTCATCGGCGGTATCGCGGGCGGAGGCGACCGGCGCGGGCGCTTCGCGCAACTGCCGCAGCAGCGTGACCGACAGCGCCGCGGCGAAGAATTCGAGGCCCGCCGCCAGCCACAGCGCGCCCACGAAGCCCAGGTGCCCGACCAGCAGCCAGCCGCCAAGCAGCGCGCCCAGCCCGGCACCCAGGGTGTTCAGCCCGTACAACGTGCCGATGCGCTCGGCGATGTTCTCGCGCGAGGTCGCGACCGCGCGCGCCAGCAGCGGCAGGGAGGCGCCCATCAGCGTGGTTGGCAGAACCAGCCCGGCGAAGCACAGCGCGAAGATCGCCGGCGCTGCATCGACCACCCCGGCCATGTCGGTGGCGAGCCAGTCGTACAGGAAGACCTTGGACAGCAGGGCGAAGATCCCGACGCCGATCTCCGCCAGCGCGAAACCGGCCAGCGCCCGGGCGGGGCTCAGCCGGTCGGCCACCTTGGCGCCGATGATCGACCCGAGGCCGAGCCCCGCCAGGAAGGCGCCCACCACCAGCGCAGCGGAAATCGTGTCCGAGCCCGCGAAGATGCCCAGCATGCGCTGCCACACGATCTGGCAGAGCAGCGCAGCGAAGCCCGTCGCGAAGAAGGCAACCGCGAGACGCGACATCATCGCGATGTCCCCCTGAAAACCTGGCGCCGCCCCCCTGGCTGGCCGTTCACTATTCTGAGAAGCATGGCGGCCGAATTGCGGCAAGGTCATCTGGCAGGCGGTTCAGCCCCGGAATACGCGCCGCGCCGCCAGCAGCAGCACCCCCACGCCCCAGCCGAAGGCGCCGTTGATCAGCAGGCTGCGCCACCAGCGCCCGGGGTCGAGGCCACCCAGCAGCGGCTGCCCGCGCAGCGCCGCCACCACCGTGAAGCCGACCAGCGAGCAGCACACCCCCATCACCAGCCCCGCCAGCATCGGTGGCCAGCGGCGCCCGCTCGACGCCAGGAACAGCCCGAGCCCGCTGCCCCAGACCCCGCCCCAGAATGCGATCGAGACCAGTTGCGGCACGCCGAGCGGCGGCACCGCGTGCAGGCGGAAGGGCGCGTTCGGTACCAGGCCCGCGGCGTGCAGCAGCGCCACCGTGCCCTGGTGGAACAGCAATACGGACAGTACGCCTGCGGCGAAGCCGACCAGCGCGGGGCGCAGCAGGGTCACGGCCAGGCACCCCTTCGTTCCATGCGCAGGCAGGATGCGGGAGGCGCGGCCCCACGGCAACACCGGCCCCCGGCGTGACCTTGCCGACGCGCGCGGTCCCGCGCAGGGTGCGCCGTCCATCAATCTGCGGGAGAGACGCGGTGAACGGTGCCGAGAGCCTTGTGCATACACTTCTGGGATGCGGCGTGGAGGTCTGCTTCGCCAATCCGGGCACGAGCGAGATGCATTTCGTCGCAGCACTCGACCGCATCCCCGGCATGCGCTGCGTGCTCGGCCTGCAGGAGAATGTCGTCACGGGCATGGCCGACGGCTACTGGCGCATGCAGGGCAAGCCGGCCGCCACGCTGCTGCATTGCGGCCCCGGCCTGGCGAATGGGCTGTCCAACCTGCACAATGCGCGGCGCGCACGGTCGGGCATCGTGAACTGCGTGGGCGACCAGGCGACCTACCACCGGCCCTTCGACGCGCCGCTGACGGCGGATACGGAAGGCTGGGCGCGCGGCGTGTCGCATTGGCTGCGCACCTCGACCAAGGCGGAGAATGTCGGCGCGGATGCCGCGGCCGCGGTGCAGGCCGCCCGCACATCGCCGGGGCAGATCGCGACGCTCGTGTTGCCGTCGGACACGTGCTGGGACGATGGTGGCGTGGTGGCCCCGCCGCTGCCCGTGCCGGTGCCGCAGGCGGCCGACCCGCTGGCGGTGCGCAACGCCGCACGCATCCTGCGCGAGAAGAAGAACGTGCTGATCCTGCTGGGCGGGACGGCGCTGCGCGAAGGCGCGCAGGCGCTGGCCTGGCGCGTCTCGAAGGCCACCGGTGCGAAGCTGCTGGCGGAAGGGTCGAACGGACGCGTGCAGCGCGGCCAGGGGCGCCTGCCGCTCGAGCGCGTGCCCTATCCGGCCGACGTCGCGATCAAGGCGCTGGAGTGGGTCGAGCACATCATCCTGGTGAATTCCCGCGGGCCGGTCGGCTTCTTCGCCTATCCGGGCAAGCCATCGCTGCATTATCCCGCGACGGCGGAAGTGCATGTGCTGACGCGCTACGAACAGGATCCCGAGGCGGCGCTCGGCGCGCTGTGCGACGAACTGGGCGCGCAGGCCGTCGCAATGCCGGATGTCGGCAAGCGCCCGGAAGCCGCACGTGGTGCACCGACGCCCGAGGGCCTGGCGCGCACCGTGGCGGCGCTGATGCCCGAGGAGGCGATCATCGCCGACGAGAGTGTCTCCTTCGGGCGCGGCTTCTACAGCGAGACCTTCGCGGCGCCGAAGCACGACTGGCTGCACATCACGGGTGGTGCGATCGGCTGCGGCCTGCCGCTGGCCACGGGTGCGGCGATCGGCGGCGGCGGCCGGCGCGTGATCAACCTTCAGGCCGATGGCAGCGCGATGTACACGGTGCAGGCGCTGTGGACCCAGGCGCGCGAGAAGCTGCCGGTCACCACCGTCATCCTGTCCAACCGCAAGTACCAGATCCTGCTCGGCGAATATCAGAACGTCGGCGCCAATCCGGGGCCGACGGCGATGAACATGCTGGACCTGGGCAACCCCGACATCGGCTGGGTGAAGATGGCCGAGGCGATGGGCGTGGCGGCGGCGCAGGCGACGACGCTGGATCAGGTGGGCGACCTGATGGCGCAGTCGTTTGCGCAGCCCGGACCCTTCCTCATTGAACTGGTGATCTGACCATGGACATGCAGCTTCACGGCAAGCGCGTGCTGGTGACCGGCGGCTCGAAGGGCATCGGCCTCGCCTGCGCCGAATCCTTCGCGGCGGAGGGCTGCGACGTGGTGCTCTCCGCGCGCGATCCCGCCGCCCTGGCGGCGGCGGCCGACAAGGTCCGCGCGCGCGCGCAGGTGCGCGTCGAGACCCATGCGGCGGACCTTTCGCAAGACGACGAACGCGAACGCCTGCACGCCGCCTTCCCCGACATCGACATCCTGGTGAACAACGCCGGTGCGATTCCCTCGGGCCGGCTGCAGGACATCCCGATGACGCGCTGGAAGCAGGCCTGGGATCTCAAGGTGCTGGGCTACATCCACATGTGCCAGCTGTATCTGCCCGCGATGGAAGCGCGGAAGGCGGGGGCCATCATCAACATCATCGGCATGGCCGGCCGCGCGCCGCGCGCGGGCTACATCGCCGGCGGCGCAGGCAATGCGGCGCTGATCGCCTTCACCTCCGCCATCGGCGCGGCTGCGCAGTCGTCCGGCGTGAAGGTGGTCGGCATCAACCCTGCCGTGACGAAGACCGACCGGATGCTGACCCAGGCGCGCGTGAACGCGAAGTTGAAGTTCGGCGACGAGGAACGCTGGGCTGAGACCCTCACCGGCCTGCCCTTTGGCCGCCCGATCGAGGCCGCCGAGATCGCCGACCTGGCGGTATTCCTGGCCTCGCCGCGCGGCCACTACGTCAATGGCACCGTGGTCGACGTGGATGGCGGCGGGATGTTCCGCGCCTGAAGCAATATCCGCTTGCGTTGAAGCACGCAGCGCTTCGCAAGCGGATGACATTGCCCGATCA from Roseomonas fluvialis encodes the following:
- a CDS encoding ABC transporter permease; its protein translation is MLHATSPIHEFDAAAPRRRERALEDLQGGLARWRLAWALARSDITHRYRGSVLGPFWLTLSTAVMLAALGILYAKLFRMDVAAYLPWLAVSLIVWNTISQIVTDATTSLTGAEGVIRQMPLPYSVHALRVVFRNAVIAAHNLPLIGVVFAFFGVTPTWWALAAIPGFVLIAVAAFAASIFLGMICARFRDIPPIVGSVMQIAFFISPVIWKPEMVGHWQPWLPINPVFAIMETVRGPIMGTGAGFVVWALAIAWTAALIAGAWIFFVRFRGRIAFWV
- a CDS encoding short-chain dehydrogenase/reductase is translated as MDMQLHGKRVLVTGGSKGIGLACAESFAAEGCDVVLSARDPAALAAAADKVRARAQVRVETHAADLSQDDERERLHAAFPDIDILVNNAGAIPSGRLQDIPMTRWKQAWDLKVLGYIHMCQLYLPAMEARKAGAIINIIGMAGRAPRAGYIAGGAGNAALIAFTSAIGAAAQSSGVKVVGINPAVTKTDRMLTQARVNAKLKFGDEERWAETLTGLPFGRPIEAAEIADLAVFLASPRGHYVNGTVVDVDGGGMFRA
- a CDS encoding fused MFS/spermidine synthase — encoded protein: MMSRLAVAFFATGFAALLCQIVWQRMLGIFAGSDTISAALVVGAFLAGLGLGSIIGAKVADRLSPARALAGFALAEIGVGIFALLSKVFLYDWLATDMAGVVDAAPAIFALCFAGLVLPTTLMGASLPLLARAVATSRENIAERIGTLYGLNTLGAGLGALLGGWLLVGHLGFVGALWLAAGLEFFAAALSVTLLRQLREAPAPVASARDTADDARYGSLPLWCLLVFLSGYVIVALEIVWVRMMGQVGQYHAYLFPTVLGIFLLADGAGMALASRMLRRIEDPRPAFFITQSAGFVLATVLLLALWYALPLWPLADWLSVDHNRMRGEPLLVAIGLTALVVAPPSFLIGMTFPFVQRAVQRDLSSVGARVGWVQLANIAGNAAGSILTGLVTFHVLGTAGTLKLLAVLSLLLVGFWLWRAGMAKRPVEAGLAVACAVLFFVVPGNAAFWTRIHHERSGQVAAWAEDRSGVAYFRDERAGDQRADGPFFIQGFSQGRIPFLPIHQFLGAVGPLIHPNPRDVLVIGVGSGGTPWAAGVRPESQVRAIELVAPVLTALEEVGRRHPGSPMAQMFRDPRWRLEYGDGRRTLAKEDRRYDIIEADAILPEASHSGLLYSAEFLEQVRERLAPGGIYVQWAPSQRAAETFASVFPHTLLLMPVAVLIGSNDPIPYDAERLTAALAAPATAEHLRRGNPGFSDWGSLFAAPPIAWTPGTPRTEAPLTDIFPRDEFYMNNPVTTTDVYARRVTPAMAHAPRQPR
- a CDS encoding ABC transporter ATP-binding protein, with amino-acid sequence MAIEFPLYHHNARSLKQRILASAPRRLKRDDDNRIVVAALRDLTFGIGNGERVALVGPNGAGKTTLLRTIAGVYEPVAGSLRVAGEIGSLIDPAAGMDPLLTGRENVVLRALYRGLTEATGRALADEVQGFAGLGEFFDVPIRGYSAGMNVRLSFAMATAMTPEILLMDEWFLAGDAEFMARADQRLSKLVTDAEILLIATHDMGIVRKWCTRAIRLEGGRILADGPVAEVLDAAGL
- a CDS encoding lytic transglycosylase domain-containing protein; translated protein: MTGTRLRGARMALAVCALGLMVVGCAQTSQRSAGNGPFYNRPDSPAPPGPPGDPWGPWIRDASRRFDIPELWIREVMRQESGGRANATSHAGAMGLMQVMPGTYRELQARYNLGSDPYHPYDSIQAGTAYLREMYELYGNPAFLAAYNAGPRRLEDYLWGGRGLPNETRNYVQRIGPRIQTAAPNRRAPAEVYAAAEMGLYVPPGPRPASSGTMMALRQQREAAPPVQVAAAPPPPPAAPRVQVASLATAALVAPPAAPPAFMQGIENPTLTPSARAALAEAARESEMERAQQAADDAAQSRTPAVVAGALAAPERRAPAGSPFRSLGGIVGTAQASTLPRAPAPAPAPAAAPAAAAAAGGNRWSVQVGAFASENLARVSANQARDVVQTMGARTAVMPVRQGNTTLYRARVTGLTRSAAEQACSRMRARGACTVVAPDA
- a CDS encoding acetolactate synthase large subunit encodes the protein MNGAESLVHTLLGCGVEVCFANPGTSEMHFVAALDRIPGMRCVLGLQENVVTGMADGYWRMQGKPAATLLHCGPGLANGLSNLHNARRARSGIVNCVGDQATYHRPFDAPLTADTEGWARGVSHWLRTSTKAENVGADAAAAVQAARTSPGQIATLVLPSDTCWDDGGVVAPPLPVPVPQAADPLAVRNAARILREKKNVLILLGGTALREGAQALAWRVSKATGAKLLAEGSNGRVQRGQGRLPLERVPYPADVAIKALEWVEHIILVNSRGPVGFFAYPGKPSLHYPATAEVHVLTRYEQDPEAALGALCDELGAQAVAMPDVGKRPEAARGAPTPEGLARTVAALMPEEAIIADESVSFGRGFYSETFAAPKHDWLHITGGAIGCGLPLATGAAIGGGGRRVINLQADGSAMYTVQALWTQAREKLPVTTVILSNRKYQILLGEYQNVGANPGPTAMNMLDLGNPDIGWVKMAEAMGVAAAQATTLDQVGDLMAQSFAQPGPFLIELVI
- a CDS encoding glycine zipper 2TM domain-containing protein produces the protein MPQIRRLAPLCAVLALGAGLAACAPATNTTVDRGALGSSGYVSFGTIVGMRPVAVSGTRTGIGAGAGAVGGGLIGSTIGGDWRARTVGGVVGALAGGLAGAAIEEGATRGNAMEFIIRDDNGQTRSVIQTNELGLTVGDRVVITQSDRVRLSRAGGAAPVGYGAAYGGGPVDALGGK